A genome region from Populus alba chromosome 5, ASM523922v2, whole genome shotgun sequence includes the following:
- the LOC118029365 gene encoding cold shock protein 1 → MAETKRSTGNVKWFSAQKGFGFIAPDDGSEDLFVHQTSIQSDGFRTLSDGQPVEFSVDSGEDGRTKAVDVVGVSRSRRPPRGGRGGGRGYYVGRGRGGFGRGGRSNGGGYEGGGYGGGGRACFNCGRYGHLARDCYQGSGGGGIYGGGGSRGYSGGGGGGGGRGGGCYNCGEEGHFARDCPNTDNK, encoded by the coding sequence ATGGCTGAGACCAAGAGATCCACTGGCAACGTCAAGTGGTTCAGTGCACAAAAAGGTTTTGGCTTCATAGCTCCCGATGACGGCAGCGAGGATCTGTTTGTCCACCAGACCTCGATCCAGTCCGACGGCTTCCGTACCCTCTCCGACGGACAGCCTGTGGAGTTCTCCGTTGATTCAGGTGAAGACGGCCGCACCAAGGCCGTTGATGTCGTAGGCGTGTCCAGATCTCGCCGTCCTCCTCGTGGAGGCCGCGGTGGCGGGAGGGGTTACTACGTCGGAAGAGGACGAGGCGGTTTTGGCAGAGGCGGCCGTTCAAATGGTGGAGGATATGAAGGCGGAGGATATGGCGGCGGCGGTCGTGCTTGTTTTAATTGCGGACGGTACGGTCATTTAGCGAGGGATTGTTATCAGGGTAGCGGTGGTGGTGGGATATATGGTGGAGGTGGAAGCAGAGGATAttctggtggtggtggtggaggtggaggtagAGGTGGAGGATGCTACAACTGTGGAGAGGAAGGGCATTTTGCGAGAGACTGTCCTAATACTGATAACAAGTGA